One Natronoarchaeum mannanilyticum genomic window carries:
- a CDS encoding efflux RND transporter permease subunit, producing MSLPERLASLIANHSRIAIAAMLVLTLALGSGAGMVEQSSSLDQFQSDNEEVDAQSYIDENFVPPGEENITQVQVIVRNESGNVLSKDSLLSSLRYQRSLLDNESVNATLDQDQPATGVSNLIAITAVSQERAAELEARTAPLSDALNTTVGLQRQYDQLNASYQQGEINQSTYQAQSAEIERSMAATRADATAELSAEKSARFNASAAAVRNVTHQQALLQGRYDSGEINQSTYEERSAELDEQLQEAYQQGTQGVFAEEFAALRSQENRPSIDEQIEQLESMSDEEVEALVASTLDPDSGQGIAYQLMSTSYEPGETTADARMMLVRQEVADAGNAQTGEASDVLIDSQSAMQNLADDSASTDEYVVFGFGLISDEMNRSMGDSLAIVGPLAMLFVLLTLIVAYRDLLDIALGFVGIVAVLLWTFGFMGWAGITFNMIFIAVPVLLIGLSVDYAIHVFMRHREQRQERGAAASEGARPAMKVALTGVGVTLVWVTATTAIGFLSNLVSPLGPIRDFGIVSSVGIFSALLIFGILVPAVKIEIDEFLEARGFDRKKRAFGTGGGRLANALSTGETLARKAPLAVIAIALVISVAGGAAATQVDTSFQQEDFIADDPPDWMDSLPGPLEPGEYTAKDHMNYVYDNFVVQNSQGQILVRGDGVTDPETLHRIDEAEGEAAEMGTAVVLSNGEADVRSPLTAMQSARSNETFNATFNEADTDGDGVPEQNVEEVYDALYDTAPAEAAQVVYRTKGGEYEALKMSVSVKGGASTGAVTEDVRGVADGIDDEGASASRSAIATGTPIVNEVVQNELLDTVLQSLLVTLVTVFAFLAVVYRFQYGSATLGIVTLLPVALSVSWILGTMYLLGMPFNVLTGMITSLTIGLGVAYSIHISERYNIELDRQDDAWEAMRVSLTGTGGALLGSAATTVGGFGVLVFAIMPPLQQFGIITGMTIIYAFVASVIVLPSLLVVWTRYLGPSEALATSGGDPDDRDDAASIDDGSAPADAGSAAADDGSEPSGDGATAASSDGSDPSASETAASAASDPIAETETGASSQETAVASAAGANTVGAADAANSGASDAGTSGAAGNGPRVTRTVSTDAVRPGEQFSVGLSVSDASGRVLLVEDAAGVGGHVTDISPSPTTYTQVGRTLYILWQSVPQIDLTMEYVADAPSDAMPGERLAFDGHVVAGGDEYETDGVDAVDVTSDELAVLRAGDEPTIDDLERAGELAREGELTEDELERLYRGWIVATSAQPSDRSDAANAGNARSMSPGAPEDE from the coding sequence GTGAGCCTCCCGGAACGTCTCGCGTCGCTGATCGCGAACCATTCGAGGATCGCCATCGCGGCGATGCTCGTGTTGACGCTCGCGCTCGGCAGCGGCGCCGGGATGGTCGAACAGTCGTCGTCGCTCGATCAGTTCCAGAGCGACAACGAGGAGGTCGACGCTCAGAGCTACATCGACGAGAACTTCGTCCCGCCGGGGGAGGAAAACATCACTCAGGTGCAGGTGATCGTCAGGAACGAGAGCGGCAACGTCCTCTCGAAGGACTCGCTGCTGTCCTCCTTGCGCTACCAGCGGTCGCTGCTCGACAACGAGTCGGTCAACGCCACGCTCGATCAGGACCAGCCGGCGACCGGCGTGTCGAACTTGATCGCGATCACGGCGGTCAGTCAGGAGCGCGCTGCGGAGTTGGAAGCTCGCACTGCACCGCTGAGCGACGCGCTCAACACGACGGTCGGACTACAGCGCCAGTACGATCAGCTCAACGCATCCTACCAGCAGGGTGAGATCAACCAGTCGACCTACCAGGCCCAATCCGCGGAGATCGAGCGGTCGATGGCCGCGACGCGGGCCGACGCCACCGCCGAGCTGAGCGCCGAGAAGTCGGCCCGGTTCAACGCGTCGGCCGCGGCGGTCAGGAACGTCACCCACCAGCAAGCGCTTCTGCAGGGCCGATACGACAGCGGTGAGATCAACCAGTCGACCTACGAGGAGCGCTCCGCTGAGCTGGACGAACAACTGCAGGAGGCCTACCAGCAGGGCACCCAGGGCGTCTTCGCCGAGGAGTTCGCCGCGCTCCGGAGCCAGGAGAACCGACCCTCGATCGACGAGCAGATCGAACAGCTGGAGTCGATGAGCGACGAGGAGGTCGAGGCGCTCGTGGCGTCGACGCTCGATCCCGACAGCGGGCAGGGGATCGCCTACCAGCTGATGTCGACGTCGTACGAGCCCGGCGAGACCACCGCCGACGCCCGGATGATGCTGGTCCGCCAGGAGGTCGCCGACGCCGGTAACGCCCAGACCGGCGAGGCGAGCGACGTCCTCATCGACAGCCAGAGCGCGATGCAGAACCTCGCCGACGACTCGGCGTCGACCGACGAGTACGTCGTGTTCGGCTTCGGGCTGATCAGCGACGAGATGAACCGCTCGATGGGCGACAGCTTAGCGATCGTCGGGCCGCTGGCGATGCTGTTCGTCCTGCTGACCCTGATCGTCGCCTACCGCGACCTGCTGGACATCGCGCTGGGCTTCGTCGGCATCGTCGCCGTGTTGCTCTGGACGTTCGGGTTCATGGGCTGGGCCGGGATCACGTTCAACATGATCTTCATCGCGGTGCCGGTCCTGCTGATCGGGCTCTCGGTGGACTACGCGATCCACGTGTTCATGCGCCACCGCGAGCAGCGCCAGGAGCGGGGCGCAGCGGCGAGCGAGGGCGCCCGGCCGGCGATGAAGGTCGCGCTGACCGGCGTCGGCGTCACGCTCGTGTGGGTCACCGCGACGACCGCGATCGGGTTCCTCTCGAACCTCGTGAGCCCGCTCGGGCCGATCCGGGACTTCGGCATCGTCAGCTCGGTCGGGATCTTCTCAGCGCTGCTGATCTTCGGCATCCTCGTCCCGGCCGTCAAGATCGAAATCGACGAGTTCCTCGAAGCCCGCGGCTTCGACCGCAAGAAGCGCGCGTTCGGCACCGGCGGCGGTCGCCTGGCGAACGCGCTCTCGACCGGCGAGACGCTGGCGCGGAAGGCGCCGCTCGCGGTGATCGCGATCGCGCTCGTGATCAGCGTCGCCGGCGGCGCCGCCGCGACGCAGGTCGACACCAGCTTCCAGCAGGAAGACTTCATCGCCGACGATCCGCCGGACTGGATGGACAGCCTTCCCGGTCCGCTCGAACCCGGCGAGTACACCGCCAAGGACCACATGAACTACGTGTACGACAACTTCGTGGTCCAGAACTCGCAGGGCCAGATCCTCGTCAGGGGCGACGGCGTGACCGATCCGGAGACGTTACACCGGATCGACGAGGCCGAGGGCGAGGCCGCCGAGATGGGCACGGCCGTCGTGCTCTCGAACGGCGAGGCCGACGTCCGGAGCCCGCTCACGGCGATGCAGAGCGCCCGGAGCAACGAGACGTTCAACGCGACGTTCAACGAAGCGGACACCGACGGCGACGGCGTCCCCGAACAGAACGTCGAGGAGGTCTACGACGCGCTGTACGACACCGCGCCCGCCGAAGCCGCGCAGGTCGTCTATCGCACCAAGGGCGGCGAGTACGAGGCGCTCAAGATGTCCGTCTCGGTGAAGGGCGGCGCCAGCACCGGCGCGGTCACCGAGGACGTCCGCGGCGTCGCGGACGGCATCGACGACGAGGGCGCGAGCGCGAGCCGCTCGGCGATCGCGACCGGGACGCCGATCGTCAACGAGGTCGTCCAGAACGAGCTGCTCGACACCGTCCTCCAGAGCCTGCTGGTGACACTGGTGACCGTCTTCGCCTTCCTGGCGGTCGTCTACCGGTTCCAGTACGGCAGCGCGACGCTGGGCATCGTGACCTTGCTCCCGGTCGCGCTGTCGGTCAGCTGGATCCTGGGCACGATGTACCTGCTCGGGATGCCGTTCAACGTGCTGACGGGGATGATCACCAGCCTGACGATCGGGCTGGGCGTCGCCTACAGCATCCACATCAGCGAGCGCTACAACATCGAGCTCGACAGGCAGGACGACGCCTGGGAGGCGATGCGCGTCAGCCTGACCGGCACCGGCGGCGCGCTGCTGGGTAGCGCGGCGACGACCGTCGGCGGGTTCGGCGTGCTCGTGTTCGCGATCATGCCGCCGCTCCAGCAGTTCGGCATCATCACCGGGATGACGATCATCTACGCGTTCGTCGCGAGCGTGATCGTGCTGCCGAGCCTGCTGGTCGTCTGGACGCGCTACCTCGGGCCGTCCGAGGCGCTCGCGACGTCGGGCGGCGATCCTGACGACCGCGACGACGCCGCTTCGATAGACGACGGTTCCGCGCCGGCGGACGCCGGATCCGCCGCGGCGGACGATGGGTCTGAGCCGTCCGGCGACGGGGCGACCGCCGCCTCATCCGACGGGAGTGATCCGTCGGCGTCGGAAACGGCGGCGTCCGCGGCGAGCGATCCGATCGCCGAAACCGAGACCGGTGCATCGTCGCAAGAAACGGCGGTCGCGAGCGCCGCGGGCGCGAACACGGTCGGCGCCGCCGACGCAGCTAACTCCGGCGCGTCTGACGCCGGCACGTCCGGCGCGGCGGGGAACGGTCCCCGGGTCACGCGGACCGTCAGCACCGACGCCGTCCGGCCGGGCGAACAGTTCTCGGTCGGGCTGTCGGTTTCGGACGCGTCCGGTCGCGTGCTGCTCGTCGAGGATGCGGCCGGCGTCGGCGGGCACGTCACCGACATCTCGCCGTCGCCGACGACGTACACCCAGGTCGGCCGGACGCTGTACATCCTGTGGCAGTCGGTCCCGCAGATCGACCTGACGATGGAGTACGTCGCCGACGCGCCCTCGGACGCGATGCCGGGCGAGCGCCTCGCGTTCGACGGGCACGTCGTCGCGGGCGGCGACGAGTACGAGACCGACGGGGTCGACGCGGTCGACGTCACGAGCGACGAACTCGCGGTCCTGCGGGCCGGCGACGAACCGACGATCGACGACCTGGAGCGGGCCGGCGAACTTGCGCGAGAGGGCGAGCTGACCGAGGACGAGCTCGAACGGCTGTACCGGGGGTGGATCGTCGCCACGTCGGCCCAGCCGTCCGACCGGAGCGACGCCGCGAACGCCGGCAACGCTCGGTCGATGTCACCGGGGGCGCCCGAGGATGAGTGA
- a CDS encoding 4a-hydroxytetrahydrobiopterin dehydratase, whose product MADLLSDDEIAEQLPDEWERDGDEIVRVYEFDDYLRGVTFAQMVGEIAEAEFHHPTIEIRYEEVEVRFTSHEEGGITDQDIHMAELIENET is encoded by the coding sequence ATGGCCGACCTGCTATCCGACGACGAGATCGCGGAACAGTTGCCCGATGAGTGGGAGCGCGACGGCGACGAGATCGTGCGCGTCTACGAGTTCGACGACTACCTCCGCGGGGTCACGTTCGCGCAGATGGTCGGCGAGATCGCCGAAGCCGAGTTCCACCACCCGACGATCGAGATCCGCTACGAGGAAGTCGAGGTCCGCTTCACCAGCCACGAGGAGGGCGGCATCACGGACCAGGACATCCACATGGCGGAGCTGATCGAAAACGAGACCTGA
- a CDS encoding HAD family hydrolase, giving the protein MALPDYDFWLLDLDGTLVDVEPTYVRDVMGEVGDRLGVEITDRQAEVLWHGYGGQRDRVIEGMDVDAATFWETFHEVEDPTTRSESTFLFDDAAVVPDLERPTGLVTHCQQYLTDPVLRHHDIADWFDTVVCCTDELGWKPDPAPVRRAMRDLGVAHNGHVGALVGDSAEDVGAARNAGLDGIHVQRYDPDERGFAVWGDRRIRSFDELG; this is encoded by the coding sequence ATGGCCCTCCCGGACTACGACTTCTGGCTGCTCGACCTCGACGGCACGCTGGTCGACGTCGAGCCCACCTACGTCCGCGACGTGATGGGCGAGGTCGGCGACCGGCTGGGAGTCGAGATCACGGATCGGCAGGCCGAGGTGCTCTGGCACGGGTACGGCGGGCAGCGCGACCGCGTCATCGAGGGGATGGACGTCGACGCCGCGACGTTCTGGGAGACGTTCCACGAGGTCGAAGATCCGACCACGCGCTCGGAGTCGACGTTCCTCTTCGATGACGCCGCCGTCGTCCCGGACCTCGAACGCCCGACGGGGCTGGTCACCCACTGCCAGCAGTATCTCACCGATCCGGTCCTCCGGCACCACGACATCGCCGACTGGTTCGATACGGTTGTCTGTTGTACCGACGAGCTGGGCTGGAAGCCCGACCCGGCGCCGGTGCGGCGCGCCATGCGCGACCTCGGCGTCGCGCACAACGGTCACGTCGGCGCGCTCGTCGGCGACAGCGCCGAGGACGTCGGTGCGGCCCGGAACGCCGGACTCGACGGCATCCACGTCCAGCGCTACGATCCCGACGAGCGCGGCTTCGCGGTGTGGGGCGACCGGCGCATCCGGTCGTTCGACGAGCTGGGCTGA
- a CDS encoding GIDE domain-containing protein, whose amino-acid sequence MIANLPPWLLAVGVGLAALVGWLWWHAAIELWQGWTLWRNDPVAVMDVANVTGAVEVEGTAASGGRTLQSPFTGTPTLVCEYKIQEWKSSGKNSHWETLHENLNAVPFLLEDDSGSVAIDPEGAEYSLERDAEIESDGGETPPEEIQEFLDSVGVEREEGGETSIGPLSIHHGDRRRYIERRIDAGDEIHVYGQSRHGRSIGDVSGSVNAVIGSGKATPRFRISKGSESDAIRRQVKSGATYAIFGAVIVAIAGAFVVGGL is encoded by the coding sequence ATGATCGCGAACCTCCCGCCGTGGCTGCTCGCCGTCGGCGTCGGCCTCGCGGCGCTGGTCGGCTGGCTGTGGTGGCACGCCGCAATCGAACTGTGGCAGGGCTGGACGCTGTGGCGCAACGATCCCGTGGCGGTGATGGACGTCGCGAACGTCACCGGCGCGGTCGAAGTCGAGGGGACGGCGGCGTCGGGCGGACGGACGCTGCAGTCGCCGTTCACGGGGACGCCGACGCTCGTTTGCGAGTACAAGATTCAGGAGTGGAAAAGTTCCGGGAAGAACAGCCACTGGGAGACGCTCCACGAGAACCTCAACGCCGTTCCGTTCCTGCTGGAAGACGACAGCGGCAGCGTCGCGATCGATCCCGAGGGCGCCGAGTACTCGCTGGAACGCGACGCCGAGATCGAGTCCGACGGCGGCGAGACGCCGCCCGAGGAGATCCAGGAGTTTCTCGATAGCGTGGGCGTCGAGCGCGAGGAGGGCGGCGAGACCTCGATCGGCCCGCTCTCGATCCACCACGGCGATCGGCGGCGCTACATCGAGCGGCGCATCGACGCCGGCGACGAGATCCACGTCTACGGACAGTCGCGACACGGGCGCTCGATAGGGGACGTTTCCGGGTCCGTGAACGCCGTGATCGGCAGCGGGAAGGCGACGCCGCGGTTCCGCATCTCGAAGGGCTCCGAATCCGACGCGATCCGGCGGCAGGTCAAGTCCGGCGCGACGTACGCGATCTTCGGCGCCGTGATCGTCGCCATCGCCGGGGCCTTCGTCGTCGGCGGACTCTGA
- a CDS encoding ABC transporter permease, with product MELRESVQLSLRAIREHGLRSALTVVGITIGIAAVITFVTLGASLQAEVVGEVSGDAPPEMQATVGPEGQEGGPPGASTVPAFTERDVEEIRDLPNVGQAIPQGTVQIATLEHEGRSIAWESATATTPGYFADRQFESGGPFEQGANEVVVNEQAASLFDPELEVNDTLVLQSGANSTREATVVGVLENGGDGPFGDISIPQVYVPTDPFYETTAESPATGERQRVYPSLTVVASDYESVPTVQSDVQAYLRNDSDARSLKPDEYEFSVQTNEELVEQIREVIGTFTGFVAGIAVISLIVGAVGIANIMLVSVTERTREIGIMKAVGARRRDVLQLFLVESVLLGIAGAVLGTVVGLAGGYVATDYLDLSLTFAPEWFAAAVVVGVGVGVLAGLYPAWNAARVDPIEALRRE from the coding sequence ATGGAACTCCGCGAGAGCGTCCAGCTGAGCCTGCGGGCGATCCGCGAGCACGGGCTCCGATCGGCGCTGACTGTCGTCGGCATCACGATCGGCATCGCCGCGGTGATCACGTTCGTCACGCTCGGGGCGAGCCTCCAGGCGGAGGTCGTCGGCGAGGTCTCCGGCGACGCGCCGCCGGAGATGCAGGCGACTGTCGGCCCCGAGGGGCAAGAGGGCGGCCCGCCGGGGGCGTCGACCGTGCCTGCGTTCACCGAGCGCGACGTCGAGGAGATTCGGGACCTCCCGAACGTCGGCCAAGCGATACCGCAGGGGACCGTCCAGATCGCCACGCTCGAACACGAGGGCCGATCGATCGCCTGGGAGAGCGCGACGGCGACGACGCCGGGCTACTTTGCGGACCGGCAGTTCGAGTCCGGGGGTCCGTTCGAGCAGGGGGCCAACGAAGTGGTCGTCAACGAGCAGGCCGCCTCGCTGTTCGACCCCGAACTGGAGGTCAACGACACGCTCGTCCTGCAAAGCGGCGCGAACAGCACCCGCGAGGCGACGGTCGTCGGCGTCCTCGAAAACGGAGGGGATGGTCCCTTCGGCGACATCTCGATCCCGCAGGTGTACGTGCCGACCGATCCGTTCTACGAGACGACCGCGGAGAGCCCGGCGACCGGCGAGCGCCAGCGCGTCTACCCCTCTCTCACCGTGGTCGCGAGCGACTACGAGAGCGTCCCCACAGTCCAGTCCGACGTGCAGGCGTACCTGAGAAACGACTCGGACGCCCGCTCGCTCAAGCCCGACGAGTACGAGTTCTCGGTCCAGACCAACGAGGAACTCGTCGAGCAGATCCGCGAGGTGATCGGCACGTTCACCGGGTTCGTCGCCGGAATCGCCGTCATCTCGCTGATCGTCGGCGCCGTCGGCATCGCCAACATCATGCTGGTCAGCGTCACCGAGCGCACGCGCGAGATCGGCATCATGAAGGCCGTCGGCGCGCGGCGCCGCGACGTGCTCCAGCTCTTTCTCGTCGAGTCGGTGCTGCTGGGTATCGCCGGCGCCGTCCTCGGGACCGTCGTGGGGCTGGCCGGCGGCTACGTCGCGACGGACTACCTCGATCTCTCGCTGACGTTCGCGCCCGAGTGGTTCGCGGCCGCGGTGGTCGTCGGCGTCGGCGTCGGCGTCCTCGCGGGGCTGTATCCGGCCTGGAACGCCGCGCGGGTCGATCCGATCGAGGCGCTCCGGCGGGAGTGA
- a CDS encoding TrmB family transcriptional regulator — translation MSESDAVESLERLGLTSYEAKVFIALQKLGAGTARDVHRITDVPRSQVYSVAENLADRGLVEIQQSNPIQYRPVDIEEARETLRSRFEREQERAFDYVEDVRDQHDDGAEEQEAVWTLRGGDRVAERAVELLREADERVVFGTGRESLVTDEVERTLRERAAEGLVVVVLSENPDVRARFESIDGIFVHEPPVGHGQESPAGRVVFADGDTVLLSVVGDDTSLGDARETAIWSAESNFARMLSQIVEANLGV, via the coding sequence ATGAGTGAATCCGACGCGGTCGAGTCGCTCGAACGCCTCGGACTGACCAGCTACGAGGCCAAGGTGTTCATCGCGCTCCAGAAGCTGGGGGCCGGCACCGCCAGAGACGTCCACCGGATCACCGACGTTCCGCGGTCGCAGGTGTACAGCGTCGCCGAAAATCTCGCCGATCGCGGGTTAGTCGAGATCCAGCAGTCCAACCCGATCCAGTATCGCCCCGTCGACATCGAGGAGGCCCGCGAGACGCTGCGCTCGCGGTTCGAGCGCGAGCAGGAGCGGGCGTTCGACTACGTCGAGGACGTCCGCGACCAGCACGACGACGGCGCCGAGGAACAGGAGGCGGTCTGGACGCTGCGCGGCGGCGATCGGGTCGCGGAGCGCGCCGTCGAACTGCTCCGCGAGGCCGACGAGCGCGTCGTCTTCGGCACTGGCCGCGAGTCGCTGGTGACCGACGAGGTCGAGCGGACGCTCCGCGAGCGGGCCGCCGAGGGGCTCGTCGTGGTCGTGCTCAGCGAGAATCCCGACGTCCGGGCGCGATTCGAGTCTATCGACGGGATCTTCGTCCACGAGCCGCCGGTCGGCCACGGCCAGGAATCGCCGGCCGGTCGAGTCGTGTTCGCCGACGGCGACACGGTGCTGCTGAGCGTCGTCGGCGACGACACGTCGCTCGGTGACGCCCGCGAGACCGCCATCTGGAGCGCCGAGTCGAACTTCGCGCGGATGCTGAGCCAGATCGTCGAGGCGAACCTCGGCGTCTGA
- a CDS encoding mRNA surveillance protein pelota — protein sequence MRIQDRHSVEGGRERVTLVPESLDDLWHLQYVLEPGDLVSGDTTRRIQRNDDQMRDTGGQREPMHVTIDVEEVEFHKFANRLRVGGVIEDCSREDQLGLHHTLNVEEREELTVEKVFKPDQNERLQEAVEATENPDVAVATVEEGQAHIHTVAQYGTEERARFTGTTGKGEYSRGRDELFDELSTALARMDVDAIILAGPGFTKQDALDHIEEEAPEVAKKISTVDTSGVGDRGVHEVLKRGAIDEVQEETRIAEEAEYIDELTARIAQGNKASYGPENVAEAAEFGAVETLLILDEKLREERGAEGEWEIDVDEVITQVERQGGDVTVFSSDFDPGQQLSNLGGIAALLRYRLE from the coding sequence ATGCGAATTCAGGACCGCCACTCCGTCGAGGGGGGCCGGGAGCGCGTCACGCTCGTCCCCGAGAGCCTCGACGACCTCTGGCACCTCCAGTACGTGCTGGAGCCGGGCGACCTCGTCTCGGGAGACACGACCCGGCGCATCCAGCGCAACGACGACCAGATGCGCGACACCGGCGGGCAGCGCGAGCCGATGCACGTCACCATCGACGTCGAGGAGGTGGAGTTCCACAAGTTCGCCAACCGCCTGCGCGTCGGCGGCGTCATCGAGGACTGCTCCCGCGAGGACCAGCTCGGGCTCCATCACACGCTCAACGTCGAGGAGCGCGAGGAGCTCACCGTCGAGAAGGTGTTCAAGCCCGACCAGAACGAGCGCCTGCAGGAGGCCGTCGAGGCGACCGAGAACCCCGACGTCGCCGTCGCGACGGTCGAAGAGGGCCAGGCCCACATCCACACCGTCGCCCAGTACGGCACCGAGGAGCGCGCCCGGTTCACCGGGACGACCGGCAAGGGCGAGTACAGCCGCGGTCGCGACGAGCTGTTCGACGAACTCTCGACGGCGCTGGCCCGGATGGACGTCGACGCGATCATCCTGGCGGGGCCCGGCTTCACCAAGCAGGACGCGCTCGATCACATCGAGGAGGAAGCTCCGGAGGTGGCGAAGAAGATCTCGACCGTCGACACGAGCGGCGTCGGCGACCGCGGCGTCCACGAGGTGCTCAAGCGCGGCGCCATCGACGAGGTTCAGGAGGAAACGCGCATCGCCGAGGAGGCCGAGTACATCGACGAACTGACCGCCCGGATCGCACAGGGCAACAAGGCGTCCTACGGCCCGGAGAACGTCGCCGAGGCCGCCGAGTTCGGCGCCGTCGAGACGCTGCTGATCCTCGACGAGAAGCTCCGCGAGGAACGGGGCGCGGAGGGCGAGTGGGAGATCGACGTCGACGAAGTGATCACGCAGGTCGAGCGCCAGGGCGGCGACGTCACCGTGTTTTCGAGCGACTTCGACCCCGGTCAGCAGCTCTCGAATCTGGGCGGGATCGCGGCGCTGTTGCGCTACCGGCTGGAGTGA
- a CDS encoding ABC transporter ATP-binding protein, with protein sequence MTGHTDAADADGATGTPPPAVSLSGVGKRYERGGEVVRALDDVSLDLPRGSYTAVMGPSGSGKSTLMNLVGCLDTPSAGTVLVDGEDVSALSDDGRARIRGQKVGFVFQTFNLMPRLTARENVALPLVFRGVDRADRLERADELLARVGLTDRTDHRPNELSGGQRQRVAIARALANDPAIVLADEPTGNLDAETGRAILGEFERLHEAGTTVLLVSHERHVAEHAERIVQLRDGEIEGIEEIEERRRAAVADAPDGPGGSPTGTGAPDGSDSPTGADGDR encoded by the coding sequence ATGACGGGTCACACGGACGCGGCCGACGCCGACGGCGCCACCGGAACCCCGCCGCCGGCGGTATCGCTCTCCGGCGTCGGCAAGCGCTACGAGCGCGGCGGCGAGGTCGTACGAGCGCTCGACGACGTCTCGCTCGACCTCCCGCGAGGGTCCTACACCGCCGTGATGGGCCCGAGCGGCTCGGGCAAGAGCACGCTGATGAACCTGGTCGGCTGTCTGGACACGCCCAGCGCCGGCACCGTGCTGGTCGACGGCGAGGATGTCTCCGCGCTGTCCGACGACGGGCGCGCGCGGATCCGAGGCCAGAAGGTCGGGTTCGTGTTCCAGACGTTCAACCTGATGCCGCGGCTCACCGCCCGGGAAAACGTCGCGCTGCCGCTGGTCTTCCGGGGCGTCGACCGCGCCGATCGGCTGGAGCGGGCGGACGAGCTGCTCGCCCGGGTCGGACTCACGGATCGGACGGACCACCGCCCCAACGAGCTTTCGGGCGGGCAGCGCCAGCGCGTCGCCATCGCGCGGGCGCTCGCGAACGACCCCGCGATCGTGCTCGCCGACGAGCCAACTGGGAATCTCGACGCCGAGACGGGACGGGCGATCTTGGGGGAGTTCGAGCGCCTCCACGAAGCGGGGACGACGGTGTTGCTGGTGAGCCACGAGCGCCACGTCGCCGAGCACGCGGAACGGATCGTCCAACTCCGTGACGGCGAGATCGAGGGGATCGAGGAGATCGAGGAGCGGCGTCGAGCGGCCGTCGCGGACGCTCCGGACGGGCCGGGAGGCTCACCGACCGGCACGGGCGCCCCGGACGGTTCGGACTCACCGACCGGCGCAGACGGGGATCGCTGA
- the lwrS gene encoding LWR-salt protein: protein MDATYVFSVRFRLSPDAPVSVEPATFETTLYRAADPPGEDGWLFFRDNLWRGEVNDPVHARELAEDALGVPVESVEYRRFDTDEEYYDALKAAISEDLELFKADNVSEALTKYFGSSVEVES from the coding sequence GTGGACGCGACGTACGTCTTCTCCGTGCGCTTCCGGCTCTCGCCCGACGCCCCGGTGAGCGTCGAGCCCGCGACGTTCGAGACGACGCTGTACCGCGCCGCCGATCCGCCCGGCGAGGACGGCTGGCTGTTCTTCCGCGACAACCTCTGGCGGGGCGAGGTGAACGATCCAGTTCACGCCCGCGAGCTCGCCGAGGACGCGCTGGGCGTACCTGTCGAATCCGTCGAGTACCGGCGGTTCGACACCGATGAGGAGTACTACGACGCGCTCAAGGCGGCTATTTCGGAGGATCTGGAGTTGTTCAAGGCTGACAACGTCAGTGAGGCGCTCACCAAGTACTTCGGGAGTTCCGTGGAAGTCGAGTCCTGA
- a CDS encoding MBL fold metallo-hydrolase, whose protein sequence is MRVTFLGTGSAMPTGDRFQSGLLVQDEGRTLLVDCGSGVLHRLQQSGVGYESVSTVLLTHHHLDHVADLLPLLKARWLAGEETLTVVGPSGTKALVDDLLDVHDYLDGRVDLSVREVHPGEFSVAGFDVRAREVRHSKYGLAYRFDDRLTVSGDTEAFAGLASFAEGSGLLVHDCSFPDDVEVDNHPTPSSLGRALSGREIGRVYLTHLYPHTEGRHDEMLESVGTHYDGDVRFAEDLTTVRID, encoded by the coding sequence ATGCGCGTCACCTTTCTCGGGACCGGCAGCGCGATGCCGACGGGCGATCGCTTCCAGTCGGGCCTGCTCGTCCAGGACGAGGGCCGAACCCTGCTGGTCGACTGCGGCAGCGGCGTCCTCCACCGGCTCCAGCAGAGCGGCGTCGGCTACGAGTCGGTGTCGACGGTGCTGCTGACCCACCACCACCTCGATCATGTCGCAGATCTGCTACCCCTGCTGAAGGCACGCTGGCTCGCCGGCGAGGAGACGCTGACGGTCGTCGGGCCGTCCGGGACGAAGGCGCTGGTCGACGACCTGCTGGACGTGCACGACTACCTCGACGGCCGGGTCGACCTGAGCGTCCGCGAGGTCCACCCCGGCGAGTTCTCGGTCGCCGGCTTCGACGTGCGAGCGCGGGAGGTCCGACACTCCAAGTACGGACTCGCCTACCGGTTCGACGACCGGCTCACGGTCAGCGGCGACACCGAGGCGTTCGCCGGACTGGCGTCGTTCGCCGAGGGGTCGGGGCTGCTGGTCCACGACTGCTCGTTCCCCGACGACGTCGAGGTCGACAACCACCCGACGCCGTCGTCGCTCGGGCGGGCGCTCTCGGGCCGCGAGATCGGGCGCGTGTACCTCACGCACCTCTATCCGCACACCGAGGGGCGCCACGACGAGATGCTCGAGAGCGTCGGCACCCACTACGACGGCGACGTCCGGTTCGCCGAGGATCTGACGACCGTCCGGATCGACTGA